In the Staphylococcus equorum genome, TTAAAGGACGTGTACGCAAAAAATGAGACAGGCTACTCCCGTCTCATTCACATTACACTTTCAAACACTTAAAGAATTATTACGATGTTTTAGTATTTGAAAGCGTTTATTATTCCTATCGAAGGATAAAAAATGACATAAGTCATCCTATGAGTGTGTATTGCGGACAAGCCTTTTTGAATTAATTTAATTTTGTATTCAAAAAGGTTTATTTGAGTCTCATAGAAGCTGTCATTTTAATCCTCCTTCATCGATAAAATAGTAATGTTAATATAACATTTTATTGGTTTTTTTACAAGAATCTTTAAATGTTTAACAAAGGTAGGCTCTAAAAATACAAATTGAGCCCACTATTTTTATTTAACACAGTCGTATTAAAAAATGTTAAACTTTAAATATGCCAAAAATAATTAATCACAAAGAAAAGAAAAAACAAATAATTCAATATGCTTTTGATTCAATTGTAGAAAATGGTGCCAAAGGATCTACTGTAAGACAAATTGCGAAACTAGCTAAGATGACGCCTGGACAAATTAGATACTATTTTCCGAATCATTCAGAGTTACTAAATGCTGTTATGTCTGCAATAGAACTAAAAGTAAGAAGGAAAATTGAAGTAATATTTACATCCGAAGACCTTAATGCAATTGACAAAGCAAAAGTAAGCTTGCTAACAGTATTACCATTAGATCAAGAAAGATTAGCTGATATGGAAGTTTGGATGGCGTTTCGCTATGAC is a window encoding:
- a CDS encoding TetR/AcrR family transcriptional regulator, producing MPKIINHKEKKKQIIQYAFDSIVENGAKGSTVRQIAKLAKMTPGQIRYYFPNHSELLNAVMSAIELKVRRKIEVIFTSEDLNAIDKAKVSLLTVLPLDQERLADMEVWMAFRYDIHEYGQSTLDDGLDQLCHSVLTLLSNDHLLKDNLNIHLHSMKLHALIDGLALHKLLNPNQTSNEDIQSIVDEEITRLTQ